A window from Pokkaliibacter sp. MBI-7 encodes these proteins:
- a CDS encoding EAL domain-containing protein, giving the protein MSLRNVLFSFLAGVMLALLALTLFSAVQNYRSYLQAQLQAHAQDAATSLGIVLTNSAASQDEVTMQQMIDAVFDRGYYQRIEYLDVNGESKIVKQTGGGVDDLPDWFVRFADLPAPIAEAHVTNGWMQLGMVRVQSHPAEAYHDLWDYLQKVFFQFLAALMVVFLIMRWVLNRVVISPLQVLEQHSSAWAERRFSTIDIKPSTRELSSLVGAMNRMVKRLESIFSEQLGLIEHLRRQVSEDGLTGLLNRSAFDQRIRLMLSLSEEGARSGGLMLLQVRGLEDHNVRYGREAGDDMLKRIALRLQEGVQAYDGALLARRSGTDYAVFIPGLAENDFASHVEKLFNHVSRMESVTAPEWRDRLHLGAVYLYPQTTFDLGAAFSEADVALREAQQKGLNACHISRSQSNSRSANEWRHFLEGAIARDELLLYYQPVYLAKKVVLHHEVYVRLQDEHGVLAAGEFLPMAEQFDLLPALDRQVLHNLLRRMSSRDDDGAAAYCVNISIASLQDEGFCSWLKETFQSRAKEAARIVLEVPEYALRQHMDLLLSRMHGLRSQGVRFSIDHFGVGGVPFAYLKTMSLEYVKVHRSFVQNVQDRRESQFFVISMAQIAHGQDIMLLADGVETEAEWQQLQSLGVDGGMGYFLGRPQAQPS; this is encoded by the coding sequence ATGAGTTTGCGTAATGTGCTGTTCTCGTTCCTGGCCGGGGTGATGCTCGCGTTGTTGGCTTTGACCCTGTTTTCAGCGGTGCAGAATTATCGCAGTTATCTGCAGGCCCAGTTGCAGGCCCATGCTCAGGATGCTGCTACATCTCTGGGGATTGTGCTGACCAACTCAGCGGCATCCCAGGACGAAGTCACCATGCAGCAGATGATTGATGCTGTTTTTGATCGCGGTTATTACCAGCGCATCGAGTATCTGGATGTCAACGGTGAGTCAAAGATTGTCAAGCAGACAGGCGGTGGTGTAGATGATCTGCCGGACTGGTTCGTGCGTTTTGCTGACCTGCCAGCGCCCATCGCGGAGGCGCACGTGACCAACGGCTGGATGCAGCTGGGGATGGTGCGAGTGCAGAGCCATCCGGCCGAGGCTTATCACGATCTCTGGGACTATCTGCAGAAGGTGTTTTTCCAGTTTCTGGCAGCATTGATGGTGGTGTTTCTCATCATGCGCTGGGTGCTCAATCGCGTTGTTATTTCTCCTCTGCAAGTGCTGGAACAGCACAGTAGTGCCTGGGCCGAACGGCGCTTCAGCACGATCGATATCAAACCCTCTACACGTGAGCTGTCCAGTCTGGTCGGCGCCATGAATCGCATGGTCAAACGGTTGGAGAGCATATTTTCCGAACAGTTGGGGTTGATTGAGCATTTGCGTAGGCAGGTCAGTGAAGATGGCCTGACGGGGTTGCTCAATCGCTCTGCCTTTGATCAGCGTATCAGACTGATGCTGAGCCTTTCCGAAGAAGGGGCGCGCAGTGGCGGTCTGATGCTGCTACAGGTGCGGGGCCTTGAAGACCATAACGTCCGCTATGGTCGGGAAGCAGGCGATGACATGCTGAAAAGGATTGCGCTACGCCTGCAGGAAGGCGTGCAAGCCTATGACGGTGCCCTGCTGGCGCGGCGTTCCGGGACAGATTACGCGGTATTCATACCCGGTTTGGCAGAAAACGATTTTGCCAGCCATGTGGAGAAACTGTTCAATCACGTTTCACGTATGGAGTCGGTTACTGCACCTGAGTGGCGTGATCGGCTGCATCTGGGGGCGGTTTATCTCTATCCGCAAACTACATTCGATTTGGGCGCAGCCTTCTCCGAAGCTGATGTGGCGTTGAGGGAAGCGCAGCAGAAGGGGCTGAATGCATGTCATATCAGTCGTTCACAGAGTAATAGTCGCTCCGCCAATGAGTGGCGCCACTTCCTTGAAGGGGCTATTGCCCGGGACGAACTGCTGCTTTATTACCAGCCTGTGTACTTGGCGAAAAAGGTTGTACTGCATCATGAGGTCTATGTGCGGTTGCAGGATGAGCACGGTGTGCTGGCCGCTGGTGAGTTTCTGCCCATGGCTGAGCAGTTTGACCTTTTGCCGGCACTGGACCGTCAGGTATTGCACAATTTGTTACGACGCATGAGCTCCAGGGATGATGATGGTGCTGCGGCCTACTGCGTCAACATTTCTATTGCCTCATTGCAGGATGAAGGCTTCTGCTCCTGGTTGAAGGAAACCTTTCAGAGCCGCGCCAAAGAAGCTGCGCGTATTGTGTTGGAGGTGCCAGAGTATGCCTTGCGGCAGCATATGGATCTGCTGTTGTCGCGCATGCATGGGCTACGCTCGCAAGGTGTGCGCTTTTCCATCGATCACTTCGGTGTTGGCGGGGTGCCTTTCGCCTATCTGAAGACAATGTCGCTGGAGTACGTCAAGGTGCACCGCAGTTTCGTGCAGAATGTTCAGGACCGACGTGAAAGTCAGTTCTTCGTTATTTCCATGGCTCAGATTGCTCATGGGCAGGATATTATGTTGCTCGCTGATGGTGTTGAAACTGAGGCGGAATGGCAGCAATTGCAAAGTCTTGGAGTCGATGGCGGTATGGGGTATTTCCTCGGCAGACCGCAAGCTCAGCCCAGTTGA